In a genomic window of Trichosurus vulpecula isolate mTriVul1 chromosome X unlocalized genomic scaffold, mTriVul1.pri SUPER_X_unloc_1, whole genome shotgun sequence:
- the LOC118833042 gene encoding mortality factor 4-like protein 1, producing the protein MAFSKPESSPVRDLPIFLAGEMVLIFQGPNMRKAHCIWVDVENNQVKYLVRYPSESEIAPVRSGAAAFSSAPFWRHPPPQIRPTPSGPRLWPIHSSSQGSAMCLGTPRSDYSQSMVLGRGGRGLGLPVAPQVFSQRPMYPVAPHGWAYDWLSEGNVLRFTAAYMQRDRHAYVLLQIAAERKQHQTRPVTASWSTAHCYPTEDRAVGGAVAQPSLVMGRGYAGGRGNMPWRDRDATAGPEKESLGRQQIEVLLPQALRCLLVQDWELVTLEKKFFILPARKTVHTILSEYAAFHPNHRSRDKKRAVSGLVALIKEYFDMVLGTQLLYSFERPQHAEVLARYPTYQMSQIYGGIHLLRLFPQMGSMLASTPLSEGNLNVLLSHLQDFLEYLARHPSQLFTAATDYQVASAEYQKKAE; encoded by the coding sequence ATGGCGTTTTCCAAGCCCGAGAGTAGCCCTGTCAGAGACTTGCCCATTTTCCTAGCCGGGGAGATGGTGTTGATTTTCCAAGGGCCCAACATGCGCAAGGCCCACTGTATCTGGGTGGATGTGGAGAACAATCAGGTCAAATACCTAGTCCGTTATCCATCTGAGAGCGAAATCGCTCCAGTCAGGAGTGGGGCTGCGGCCTTTTCCAGTGCGCCCTTCTGGCGGCACCCACCACCTCAGATCCGACCCACCCCAAGTGGCCCAAGGTTGTGGCCTATCCACAGCAGCAGCCAAGGCAGCGCCATGTGCCTGGGAACTCCCAGAAGCGACTACAGCCAGTCCATGGTCCTGGGAAGGGGGGGCAGGGGCCTCGGGCTGCCTGTTGCCCCCCAGGTATTCTCTCAAAGGCCGATGTACCCCGTTGCGCCCCATGGTTGGGCCTATGACTGGCTCTCCGAGGGTAATGTGCTGCGCTTCACTGCTGCCTACATGCAGAGGGACCGACATGCCTACGTCCTCCTCCAGATAGCGGCTGAGAGAAAGCAGCACCAGACACGTCCTGTTACTGCCTCCTGGAGTACTGCCCACTGCTACCCAACGGAGGACAGGGCCGTTGGGGGAGCAGTGGCACAACCAAGCCTGGTGATGGGTAGGGGGTATGCTGGAGGGAGAGGAAACATGCCATGGAGAGACAGGGATGCTACTGCAGGGCCAGAAAAAGAATCCCTGGGCAGGCAGCAAATCGAGGTCCTCCTGCCCCAGGCCCTGAGGTGCCTGCTTGTGCAAGACTGGGAgctggtgaccttggagaagaaGTTCTTCATCCTGCCTGCCCGGAAGACCGTCCATACCATCCTGAGTGAGTATGCTGCTTTCCATCCAAACCACCGGTCCAGAGACAAGAAGCGTGCTGTCAGTGGACTAGTGGCTTTGATCAAAGAGTACTTTGACATGGTGCTGGGTACCCAGCTGCTCTACAGTTTTGAGAGACCTCAGCATGCTGAGGTCCTGGCCCGTTACCCCACTTATCAGATGTCCCAGATCTATGGAGGTATCCATCTGCTGCGCCTTTTCCCACAGATGGGCTCCATGCTGGCTTCCACACCTCTGAGTGAGGGCAACCTCAATGTTCTGCTGAGCCATTTGCAAGATTTCCTGGAATATCTGGCCCGTCATCCTTCTCAGCTATTTACAGCAGCCACTGATTACCAGGTGGCTTCTGCTGAATACCAGAAAAAAGCTGAGTAA